A genomic segment from Pararge aegeria chromosome 15, ilParAegt1.1, whole genome shotgun sequence encodes:
- the LOC120630099 gene encoding uncharacterized protein LOC120630099, protein MTRHRKVLHDEDNTLNTFSKTDLSHEKLNEKNYREISNKIIEEYEQKDTLDKQIKSKNSEVNLRKCTKLSYKDTTFIKDKIRKNERSYEKSYTRNYSVAMNFARNKEKTESENPAATLSAQIMNLPCQVFKDSLSSHKTARPVNTNKIITKQDILKKLKEVYKACSCKVCECIAGFSANDVFTDYTCGCEYTEQTHNLRRDSNQTLHECDQLAPSGCPCYRCDRKDCRGIWKNKMEITGCDCKPCDCVKISKSFTRKCDCEPCQCEECTPLNFRVPRSVIVAPVQGNFQQNLCQCAPCECVQCTQNYGAMVSSLMREVSTGMVSQTNCNCESCASNSCQFDGVNCRCNTQNRIMIKPIDRSVRDFDLRSTLIAENSFNQKPSSKFKNCDTIAMFAFSKKYSNTLFNKFGDDCHCMHCECIICKEKEITGNPSKDSYKDFLLGLSNISDQTFNACKCKHCKCQACCKNEEFVSDTIKAYRAVNNCSCDICDCLTCKGLKYSSLDNDIKHFSKLSFKNQPPESLTSNCNDTKDFVYPLRKGKLLTPTMFEAKILSYPQLQSVIHIKKKSMPNTLISQDIHQGDNRLWSIQNKNLYINKAALTHTDICTIPELELNIKREVQSVSLQTNETRE, encoded by the exons ATGACGAGACATCGTAAGGTATTACACGACGAAGATAATACGCTAAATACATTCTCTAAAACTGATTTGTCACATGAAAAACTGAATGAGAAAAATTATCgtgaaatttcaaataaaataatagaggaATATGAACAAAAAGATACGCttgacaaacaaattaaaagtaaaaactcaGAAGTTAATTTACGTAAGTGTACAAAATTAAGTTACAAAGATACAACTttcattaaagataaaataagaaaaaatgagAGGTCTTACGAAAAATCATATACTCGGAACTATAGCGTGGCTATGAATTTTGCTCGAAACAAAGAGAAAACTGAATCCGAAAATCCTGCTGCTACATTGAGTGCACAGATAATGAATTTACCATGCCAAGTCTTCAAAGACTCTTTATCATCGCACAAAACTGCACGCCCagtaaacacaaataaaattattacaaaacaagatattttaaaaaaattgaaggaAGTATACAAAGCTTGTAGTTGTAAAGTCTGCGAGTGCATTGCCGGTTTTTCTGCTAACGATGTATTCACAGATTATACTTGTGGTTGTGAGTACACTGAACAGACACACAATCTCCGGCGCGACAGTAATCAAACTCTCCATGAATGCGATCAATTAGCGCCATCTGGGTGCCCGTGTTACCGTTGTGATAGAAAAGATTGCAGAGgcatatggaaaaataaaatggaaataacAGGCTGTGATTGTAAACCTTGTGATTGTGTTAAAATCTCTAAAAGTTTTACAAGGAAATGTGACTGCGAGCCCTGCCAATGTGAAGAATGTACACCTTTAAATTTCCGTGTACCTCGCTCAGTTATAGTGGCTCCTGTGCAGGGGAACTTTCAGCAAAACCTATGCCAATGTGCACCATGTGAATGTGTACAATGCACTCAAAATTATGGAGCAATGGTATCAAGTTTAATGCGTGAAGTGTCAACGGGTATGGTGTCCCAAACGAATTGTAATTGCGAAAGTTGTGCCAGTAATTCCTGTCAATTTGATGGTGTGAACTGTAGATGCAATACACAAAATAGAATTATGATAAAACCAATTGATAGAAGTGTTCGTGATTTCGACCTCCGCAGTACTTTAATAGCAGAGAATAGTTTTAACCAAAAGCCATCTAGCAAATTTAAAAACTGTGACACAATTGCTATGTTTGCGTTTTCGAAAAagtactcaaatacattatttaataagtttggAGATGATTGTCACTGCATGCACTGTGAATGCATCATctgtaaagaaaaagaaataactgGAAACCCTAGCAAAGATTCATATAAAGATTTTCTGCTTGGCTTATCGAATATATCTGATCAAACATTTAATGCATGTAAATGTAAGCATTGTAAATGTCAAGCATGTTGCAAGAATGAGGAATTTGTAAGTGATACAATAAAAGCTTACAGAGCAGTAAACAATTGCAGTTGTGATATTTGCGACTGCCTAACTTGTAAAGGGTTGAAATACTCTTCTCTAGATAATGATATAAAACATTTCAGTAAACTAAGTTTCAAAAATCAACCACCTGAGTCCTTGACTTCAAACTGTAACGATACAAAGGATTTTGTCTATCCGTTACGAAAGGGAAAGCTGCTTACACCAACTATGTTTGAAGCTAAGATACTTTCTTATCCACAATTGCAATCAGTAATACATATAAAGAAGAAGTCCATGCCTAATACGTTAATTTCGCAG GATATCCATCAGGGCGATAACAGGTTGTGGTCGATTCAAAAcaagaatttatatataaacaaagcaGCTTTAACCCATACGGATATTTGTACTATTCCAGAATTAGAATTGAACATTAAGCGCGAGGTACAATCCGTATCTTTGCAAACGAACGAAACTCGAG aaTAA